DNA from Yamadazyma tenuis chromosome 5, complete sequence:
AAGTCTTTACCACCTCCACGAGGTAAGGTGGTATCACGCTTGGCACACCGGAAATTCAAAGGCACATTTGGATACATTCTTAACGTTTCGTTGATGCACCATTTCAAGTATTCACTCTTTTTCAAGCTCTCAAAAGTAATATCCTCTGGGTCACACATGTCATATGTGCCAAACTCCCGGTAaatttcttccttcaatttggcAAAGATATCAGGGTTCCGGGACatttcaaagaaaaacatTGACAATAAACCAGCAGTAGTATCTCTTCCAGCAATCATAatattcaacaattggTCTCTCAAAACGGTTGGATTCCGGGTttctttcaccaactcaTACAAGAAAATGTACCCTTCCTTACTTTTATCTTGCAAAACATTGTCATCATACTGCAAAGCTTTGCTGATGTAAAAATCGGCAAACTCGTGCACAATCTTGTTATTGGCCTTAAAGTTCCTAGGGTTCACAAAATAATACAAATTCTGTGCCCAAGCACGAGATGCACATATTTCCTGGGAGATGTTGAAACTCTCATAGAAGTTTCCTGAACCTCTAAAGCTTCCCTCCGGAGGAGTTTCTCCAATGGTCTCATCCATCAACCCATACAACGAGTgaccaaacaaaaactcgGTAGAAGTATCCACCGTGTAACGGAAAAAGTACTCTTGGATGTCAAAGGGCTGGCCATTGTGTTTGCGAATGTGTTTGGAAAGATTCTGGACGTGAAACTCCAACGACTGGGTATGGGCAACCTTTTCTCTGGAGAAATTGGGTCTCAACATAGCTCTGCTTTGCTTCCAACCATGTCCATCCAATGTGAAAACACCTTCACCCAAGAGTGGACGGAACTGGGAAAGCCGCAAACCCATCACAAAGTCATTGAACTGGGTGGCCAAGATCGACTTGATGTTTTCGGGGTCTGCTGTCACCACAATTTGGTGTCCAAGATTAGCCTTCCAGGTATGTCCATATAATCTcatgaacttcaacacctcaGCGAGAACAAGTCCATCCCGCTTCAAGCACAAAAACGTATAAGGGTTTCTGCTGAAAAACGGATAAGATTTAGGAAGAAGTCTTGCCTCTGTAACTCCGAACTTATACTTTAGAGTGGTCTTTCTAATAAACCTGTAAGTGAAATAAAGCGTCAATACCCCAATGGCATACAAGAGTACACCCTCCCACGTCAATTGTGACACTCTGCTTTTGAAGTTATCTGAAAGCATTTGTAAACTAATGAATGAGTGGGATCAAGAGGGATATGGGTGGACTTTATATGATTGAAACCTGGGGCCTGGCAAAGATCATGTGAAAAACGTCGGAGTTTTTGGCGTGGAGAGCAAGGTCTCCCCACGACTTTTTTTGCATCTTTGGGGCCAAGGCAATGCGACATCTTACCGTCAGGCCCCAACATCGACTCCAGAATTATAATAGTTATCAGCGGCACATTAGGAGCGGGGCCACGAGTATGGACACTGGCACTTGCGCATCTGCTACCATCTCCACCCTTACTGACTGCGTGATTTTTACCCAAGGTGCAGATTTTAACTGTTAAATGATATTTGTGCAGCCAATGCATTACATCCAGGACACTAAAATAAGCAACTGGGGACTATGTTTGTATCAATTATTGAATTAATTTCTGAAGGTGTTTCAATGTTATAATCGCCACCTTAGGCTTTCTGTTGGGGATTTTTCACAGTTGCCTACCCTCTCTgaaaccaaaagaagtgGGGAAAAAACAACAGCATcagcatcatcatccaacCGAATAGTTTGCATTAAACGTGAGGGAGATCCAGGTAGGCCTCCATGGAGATACATGTTCatgctgaagaagaagaagtgaTAGCACATAGCTATTGGCGAAGAAACAAGCGACCACTAATTAGCTATTTGCGAAAAAGGTACTACCATCACTGGGCACGATGATTGAACATTTGGCTCCAAAAGGTTGATATCATCCTTATTCGAGTATGAATTTCAGGTGGAGAGATGGGTGTTGAGGTGTGTAATCATTGGTGTTACACCGGGGGTCATTAGTTACACTAATAGTGAGGTTGAAACTAAAAATCGATATAAAAGAGCACCGGAATGGTGGCAGCTagagttcatcaatattGTGGTCATCAGTGTGCAAAATATCATCCCAGTAGACGCCTCAAATGTGATTGTGGTTGTTCTCGGGCATTTGACTGGTCTGATCATGGTCGACAAGGCTCACTCCCCATCATTTGGTAAGATCACCCTTCATGTAATTGACATAACTCCATGTCAGTAGAATAAGTGACAGCACTTCTCGTATGGACCGGGGCCGGTTGCTGATGTTAATAATTATAATGGTTCATCTACGTCTCTCTATTTTGTTTCCAGTTCGAGGCTAATTCGCAGCCAAAAATGCCCCACATTTTCTGAGTGGTAGAGGGGTTAGAATGGCAATCCGTCGCCCAAAAAAATGTATAGTACTGCGGGTTCTATAAGAAATCATTGACTGTCAGTGTCATATCACCATCTTCATATTGTCTACAACAATCCCTCTTCGGTCGCTGTGGCAAGACTCCAAACTCAAATAGTatctcaacaaaaagtcGTTTTCCTCGATCTCAAAAGTTCCTGGTTTAACTTCCTTTCTCCCATCATTCAACACGATGGGAACAAAACTGGCACATTTCAAGGATTATGTGGGCTGGCCCTTGGAACCTGAACTCGAAATTTCCCTCAAGAAGGTTCTGGCAATCATTCTACATGGGTTGGGATTCGATGTCAAACTTTCATCCATCAAAGATATTGACCAATTTCCGTATGTAGATTCAAGGGTAGAAGCCAGCTACACTCCGCGTAAACTCGCCGACCCAGATATCTCTGAGCAGACTATCTCCGTGGGCCTAAACATCTGCCAAAAACTCGTGTTGGGGAAGAAGTCACAATCGTTTGAGCCTGCTATTACAGATGCCGAGGTTACCAAGTTCATACCTACCGGGTCCCAAACTCATCTGGCATTTCACAACTATAATATCTGGGACTTACAGTACTCGTTTCTCGCGTGTTCCAGGAATGACTATTTGGACACGGCCCTTTTGCGGTACATTGTTGCACGCCTGTTGAACGCTGATAAATCTGTACAAATGGCACTTAGTTGTCTCAATTGGCGAAAAAATGTCCACCCAGTGGAACTGTATCTCTGGGATGGCGATGCGGTGCCGGTGTTGGCAGATCCCAAGTCTCCACTAGGCGCCACCTTTAGGCTCAACAAGATTTACATCCGAGGCTACGATGTATTTGGTAGGCCACTCATAGTTGTTAAGGTCGCAAAACACTTTCGGCATGATTGTTCTGATGCCGACTTCGAGAGGATTATCTGTTTGCTCATCGAATGGGCCCGTCTTGGGTTCAGAGAAAGTCACGGTGTTAATAAGGGTAGTATTTTGTTTGACATGACGGGCTTTTCATTGGCAAATGTTGATTTGCATGCGGTTCGTTTCTTAACGGCAGCGTTTGAAGCCAACTATCCGGAGTATTTGGGAGCAGTTTTGATCCACAAAGCTCCTTGGATCTTTTCCACCGTGTGGAAGATCATCAAAGGGTGGGTTGACCCGTTGGTGGCCACCAAAATTCATTTCACCAATACTTATGAACAATTGACAATGTTCATAAATGACAAACATATTCCTGAACTGTTGGGAGGGACTGATAGGTATCGGCCCGAGTACGTAGAGCCTACTAAAGAGAACTCACTTCCAAAACCGGTGGACACTCAATACGaagaatatcttgaagagtACTTTGCATGTCTCTTGCTGTGGGTAGAGTCGACGGCCAATTGGATCACCGCTGAAACTAGACAGGAATCTCAAGATCATCTTGTACAAAGGCTTGAACTCCAAAAGCGGGTGGCCAGATTGTATACTGAATTGGATCCGTATATACGGGCCAGAGGAGTGTTTGACAGATGTAACGAGATGACGAAAATTGGGTTATAATTTAATAACAGGACACCAGAACCATCACAGGACAATTTTACGGGTCACCCCAAGTAAAAGTATGTGTCGGTTTATATGATTTGTATAGCCTTTCTAAAACTACTCCGGATCTACACTTCTTAAACACTCTGTATTCACATCAAATAAAACCATATATAACTGTATAAAACCAAACATATCGCATTGCATCAATTCAGATCAAAAGAACCAAACCCTATCAACTCAAGGCCATGATTGCTACTTGATTTACAAGTGCTTTTTAGTATCACTAAGTTCCTCGTGGTGCTTACCCTTGGACTCCTTGTGAAATTTGATCTTGGTAAATTTGTCTTTGCCTTCACTACAACCTTTCTTTGGGATCATCTCTCCACCCTTGTGGTGGAATGGCTTATCAGGCTTTGGCATCAAGAACCATAAGTAACTCAGAAAgaaaccttcttctttgacaTCATGTTCATTGTGTTCATCGTGTTCGTCGTGTTCGTCGTGTTCGTCGTGATGCATATTTCTGAAATGTTTGcccatttcttccaatgggggtatttcttcttgatggaggGACAAGGAGCGAAATATCTTGTTATCTACGTTGAGTTCATCTTGAATCTGGTATAAGGCCTTCTTGGCTTCCCAGAATTGATCACTCTTCCAGAAGGGGATATGTGCAGCATCAGCAGCATTCCTGGCTTCCGTGACAGCCTTCCTGGCTTCCTTGACAGCCATCCTGGTTTCCCTAGCAGCCGTCTTGGCTTCCCAATACGCATTGTTGTCTTCGAGCTTCGAACCtaattcttcaaagtgCTTGTCGACCACCTCGGCCAAAGCCTTCTTAGCGTTCCAGTATTCTTCAGTCTTCCGGTAATCAATTCCTTTGGCTTCAGCGGCTTCGACAGTTTTCTTGACAGCATCTCTGGCTTTCCTGAAACTTTCGAAGTTAATAGCACCCTTGAGGTGCATGTCATCACTGTGACCTTCTCCATGGTGAGgcttccaattcttgtGTTCCCAGTCCATATGTCCTACAGGAGGTGATCCTACTGGGTGGAATCCGTCTTGGTGAGATCCTTCTGGGTGTCTGGGTGGGAAACCTTCTGGGTGGAAACCTTCTGGGTGGAATCCTTCTGGGTGGAATCCTTCTGGGTGGAATCCTTCTGGGTGGAATCCTTCTGGGTGGAATCCTTCGCCCCGGAAGTGTTCACGTGGAGGCATTCCTCTCATTTGGTAGGCTTCCATCAACCCCTGGTTCTTACCGTAGTTGTAAGAGCCAAAGGCTGTAAGACCAATAATCAACAAGGCCATAAACTTGAAACCAGCTAACATTCTCTTTCTATCCTTGAATCTTCTGTCCTTGTGGCCACGCATACGAGGGCCTTCTTCACAGTGATCAAAAAAATGTTCACGTTCATAGTGAGGTGGGAGAGGAGTTTCCATGCTCACAGGGGTAGCTGGTTCTTCACTTGAATCAGTGTGTGGTGTCTTTTCCATATCTTGGTTCATAGTTATCTATGTAGAAAAATACAAGTGAGGCATAAAAAGGATATTTATGAAGGCACAGTTGTGCGACTGCGTCAGTTGTTGAGTGCGTGTACCAAACACATCAAGGCTATGGTCCAGATACACATTGATAGAATTGGCACAATTGGTGTGTGTTTTCCATTACCAGCATGGATGTGAACTCCCGCCATCTAGTTCCGACCCATAACACCATACAACaaccttcttttccattAGTGTACCAGTCTGTCACTTCTACCCTTCTCTGGACTCCCTCACTCTTTTTGCTGGTGTTGCACAGCCATAAGCctacttgaagatatcCCAGCCAATAAACAGCGAGGGCTTGGGAATTTCGTCGAACGTGTAGTCCATGCCTTGCAAATATAATACCTAGTGGTACTCTTAGAACAGTTTGGCGTGCGAAATTTCCTTGCCATTTCGCTGAGATCTCGAGCTCCAGATCTGAGAACCATTCACAAGGTGATAAACCGAGTATACCAGAAAAGTTAAACACACAGACCACGAGAGTTTCAGTGGTAGCTACTGCTTGAATATCGTGGTACCTCTACACGTCATACATTTGTTGGCTTCAGGGTTACTCATTCTATACGTGGGGAAGACGTTATCTAAGCCATACATCTGATAACTGCATTCGAGGATCGGCGATTCGCAACCGTTTTACTCCCAATAATATGCACAAATTAATAGTGTAGATCATGGCCCCGAACGATTTGCCAACCGACTGGTGAATGCAGTACGCTGGATAATGGATACGTTTTATCTAACGTACGGACGCGGCATCCTCGCATAAGCGAGAATATGCTCACGTGACCATGTCCGTTTCTTGGGGTATATGGTCACATTTTTATTCGGCTGATGTAAAAGAATAGAAGAGATATTAAGTGTAAACATTATCCTCTTCATTCAGTTTCTTCtactttttcaaactcttccTATTATCAATTAAAAGTGTCGGACCCTTTCACGATAAGGAGCGCAGATGCGACTACTTGCAGCTCATCTCAGCAACAAAATCGCAGTGGATGCGCAGCAGATATTTACAATTTTTCTACTTAAAAGCACCTTTCGGGACATAGcatttttcatcaactcattACTGAGTAGACTTGCTACGTTCAAGGCCCATCTGCATACATCTAGTTAACTCATCTGGATCCCATCCGGCTTCGTTCTGCAAAAAAGAGCCCTCGTCCCCCTTCCTCCTCCTGTCCACTTGTCCCCAAGCCCGGCTACCCCATAATGCAATCCGGAACGGAGGTCTTTGAAGACCACAAAAGCCCCTCCAGCTCCACAGATCCCGTATCAGGGTCAACAAGTCCTCATGTGATCAGACCATCCCTCCTTGGAGGGTTGGCCAATCGGCCTCGGTCCTCGTCTACCAACTCGAACGGTTCGAATCATTCTTATAACACCAGAAGCTTATCTATTGCTAGCTTAGAAAGCCCTCGAAACTCGATTGTTTCTATAGATGATCAAGCTTTCAAGTCCAGTACCAGAAACAATAGCACCACCAGCTTGGTATCAATGTCGGGACAACCGCCCGTAACCACCCCCACAAACTCGCTACTACTTAAAGAACGACTTTTGCTcaactcatccaagttgaagtccaactcGGCCATTCTCTTTtccgatgatgatgaagatactCGGGTAATAAAACCCCTTCACGTGAACTCCAAGTCTCGTTCCAGTTCCACATCTAGTACGGGAAATCCTGCTGGTATTGTTTCCACAAGAAAGACTGAAAAACTAATAGTCAAAAAAGACTACCGgttcaaattcaaagatttgcATAAGCCCAAACCCACTCTTGATTCAAAGTCAAGTGGAGTTACAAGTATAGTGGATTCTACTCCTTCACCAATGTCGTTAACAGTTAATGAAAATATCCCCAAAACTACCATTGAGCAGAACCGagagaacttcaaaaagaagtcGACTCTTAAACAGCCATTCAGCAATTTGAAAAGGAACTTAATTTTCTCCAAGGATGTGAGACTTGAGCTATTGAATaataaacttgattttggatcaaGATTTCCCGGGAACAAAGAAGTTCCTGAAAATATTGAAggtttgttgaaagaagacttgaaaggtgacttcaaaaagcttcCGATATTCCACACATTGACCCAGAAAGATCAGTTGATTACAAAACTCAATAGGAAATGGAATAAGCAGGAGAAGTTAATTTCTATTAGCAGTCTGAATGATGTTAATGACGATACTAATAATGACAATGAATATGATAATAATAGGGGTTCAAAGAGACGGTATCTGTCTGACAATGAATTAGACTATTGAAGAGAGAGCTCTGTTTGTTTTATGTTTGTATATTATATTTGGGTGTATAATAATAGTAAGGATATTCTTTTTTGGTATGAATTTGATTCAAAGTataacatcatcatcatcattatcattaGCTGATAATTCGTAAAAGAATGGCAACTCTAATACTTCTTTGGCTGAAAACCTCTTACTAGGATCCATATGGAAACATCCAAGTAAAAGGTGGTAAAGGTTTTTGTGGTCTTGGTATTTCTCGTAcaattctctttcttcGTTAACTAAAGAGTCTTTGAATTTTTCGATTGAATGATTGAACCCGTCACAAGTTTTGTTTAATACTTTGATAGTGTCGTAGATGACACTGTCATGAGGTAAAGCATCTTGCTCAATCTCATGCATCAAAGAATCAGCTATGAGTTTTAAAATGTTACCATTGGAGGTATAGATATTGGAGGgcaagttgatttcaagcCCACATCCATGCAATTCGCTACATTTCTGTAACTTATCCAACCCAAAAACAATAGCCATTTCCACTAATGCATCAGTGTCATCCGGGGAGTTAAACAAAGGGAACTTTCTGGAAAGTAAAGATAAACCTATGATACCAGCTGACCAAATATCGATCTTGGTATTTTGATGGGTACATTTGAACAACACTTCGGGAGCTCTGAATCCTCTTGTTCCTGCTCTGTTTGCCCT
Protein-coding regions in this window:
- a CDS encoding uncharacterized protein (EggNog:ENOG503NWBF; COG:Q); its protein translation is MLSDNFKSRVSQLTWEGVLLYAIGVLTLYFTYRFIRKTTLKYKFGVTEARLLPKSYPFFSRNPYTFLCLKRDGLVLAEVLKFMRLYGHTWKANLGHQIVVTADPENIKSILATQFNDFVMGLRLSQFRPLLGEGVFTLDGHGWKQSRAMLRPNFSREKVAHTQSLEFHVQNLSKHIRKHNGQPFDIQEYFFRYTVDTSTEFLFGHSLYGLMDETIGETPPEGSFRGSGNFYESFNISQEICASRAWAQNLYYFVNPRNFKANNKIVHEFADFYISKALQYDDNVLQDKSKEGYIFLYELVKETRNPTVLRDQLLNIMIAGRDTTAGLLSMFFFEMSRNPDIFAKLKEEIYREFGTYDMCDPEDITFESLKKSEYLKWCINETLRMYPNVPLNFRCAKRDTTLPRGGGKDLQQPILIEKGTVVAYIISATHRDPQYYGKDSEVFRPERWGDKDLKPGWAFLPFNGGPRICLGQQFALTEASYTIVRLLQMFPNLVNEDKSKQYPPRIHAQLTLSLTDGAHVRMF
- the CSR1_2 gene encoding phosphatidylinositol transfer protein csr1 (COG:I; EggNog:ENOG503NTVK) — encoded protein: MGTKSAHFKDYVGWPLEPELEISLKKVSAIILHGLGFDVKLSSIKDIDQFPYVDSRVEASYTPRKLADPDISEQTISVGLNICQKLVLGKKSQSFEPAITDAEVTKFIPTGSQTHSAFHNYNIWDLQYSFLACSRNDYLDTALLRYIVARSLNADKSVQMALSCLNWRKNVHPVESYLWDGDAVPVLADPKSPLGATFRLNKIYIRGYDVFGRPLIVVKVAKHFRHDCSDADFERIICLLIEWARLGFRESHGVNKGSILFDMTGFSLANVDLHAVRFLTAAFEANYPEYLGAVLIHKAPWIFSTVWKIIKGWVDPLVATKIHFTNTYEQLTMFINDKHIPESLGGTDRYRPEYVEPTKENSLPKPVDTQYEEYLEEYFACLLSWVESTANWITAETRQESQDHLVQRLELQKRVARLYTELDPYIRARGVFDRCNEMTKIGL
- a CDS encoding uncharacterized protein (EggNog:ENOG503PT4Y) — protein: MQSGTEVFEDHKSPSSSTDPVSGSTSPHVIRPSLLGGLANRPRSSSTNSNGSNHSYNTRSLSIASLESPRNSIVSIDDQAFKSSTRNNSTTSLVSMSGQPPVTTPTNSLLLKERLLLNSSKLKSNSAILFSDDDEDTRVIKPLHVNSKSRSSSTSSTGNPAGIVSTRKTEKLIVKKDYRFKFKDLHKPKPTLDSKSSGVTSIVDSTPSPMSLTVNENIPKTTIEQNRENFKKKSTLKQPFSNLKRNLIFSKDVRLELLNNKLDFGSRFPGNKEVPENIEGLLKEDLKGDFKKLPIFHTLTQKDQLITKLNRKWNKQEKLISISSSNDVNDDTNNDNEYDNNRGSKRRYSSDNELDY